The region taggaccactccatctctttcccatggatgtcgtaaaaggcgactaagggataggcttataaacttaggattcctcttttaggcgatgggctagcaacctgtcactatttgaatctcggttctatcattaagccaaatagctgaacgtggccattcagtcttttcaagactgttggctctgtctaccccgcaagggatatagacgtgatcatatgtatgtatgtatgtaaatatagtatcgttgagttagtatctcgtaacacaagtctcgaacttacatcgaggcttactcaatatgtgtaatttgtcgagtatatatacctaacaaaataaaaagggaaAATGAACGTTATTTACAGCCCTCTAAGATCCAACCCGTCACTCCACGACGCATTAGTAGACGCGAAAGCAGTATACAAATCTGGCCGTGGCGAAATCTTGGACATGGAGACGCCCATAACCTTGGACAAAATCAAGAGCAAGCTGAAGGAAGCTCACATCTTCAATCCGGAAGTCGAGAATCTGTCTTATAGGGACAAGAAGGAGCTGACTAAATTGTTTAACGCTGTTGAAATTATGGTAGGTGCATTCGTTTGGAATGAAGAGCGGATGGTGCTGTTGGGAACAGGCGATTTGAGAGAGTAGTTTGAGAGATATATCGATAATGTTCCACGTTAAAACCTATGTATTAACATgatattcttaaaaaacttgataaattttacaaacaacgagtattaaacttaatatttatatttcacctATAAGACGTCTGATAAAAAAGGCTGCAGTGTAGTAACTTCTACACCTgcgttttggaagcggtagtaaatataattaaatatacatatatgttcccggcaccaataaaaaaggagaataggatcactccttctctttcccatggatatcgtaaatggcgactaagggataggcttttaaaaattgggattcttcttttaggcgatgggctagcaacctgtcactatttaactctcaattctatcacgaagccaaaaagctaaacgtggcctatcagtcttttcaagactgttttctctgtctaccccgcaagttgtacgcatatattattttgacgtcaaataagCGATATTCTTTTCACACAGACCACATCACGCAACAGACAGCCATCGAACGTGCAGAACATGTTCGCCACACTGCGTCTGGTGGAGAGAGCGCAGAAGAAGCTCATAAAAGAGGGTCAAATCTCCGAGAGCTTGGCCGCTAAGTTCCATTGGGAAAACTTGTAGGTACTGAGAGCTTGGATGCTAAGTTCTACAGGGAAAACTTGTAGGTACTGAGAGCTTGGATGCTAAGTTCTACAGGGAAAACTTGTAGGTACTGAGAGCTTGGATGCTAAGTTCTACAGGGAAAACTTGTAGGTACTGAGAGCTTGGATGCTAAGTTCTACAGGGAAAACTTGTAGGTACTGAGAGCTTGGATGCTAAGTTCTACAGGGAAAACTTGTAGGTACTGAGAGCTTGGATGCTAAGTTCTACAGGGAAAACTTGTAGGTACTGAGAGCTTGGATGCTAAGTTCTACAGGGAAAACTTGTAGGTACTGAGAGCTTGGATGCTAAGTTCTACAGGGAAAACTTGTAGGTACTGAGAGCTTGGATGCTAAGTTCTACAGGGAAAACTTGTAGGTACTGAGAGCTTGGATGCTAAGTTCTACAGGGAAAACTTGTAGGTACTGAGAGCTTGGATGCTAAGTTCTACAGGGAAAACTTGTAGGTACTGAGAGCTTGGATGCTAAGTTCTACAGGGAAAACTTGTAGGTACTGAGAGCTTGGATGCTAAGTTCCACAGGGAAAACTTGTAGGTACTGAGAGCTTGGATGCTAAGTTCCGCAGGGAAAACTTGTAGGTACTGAGAGCTTGGATGCTTAGTTCCGCAGGGAAAACTTGTAGGTACTGAGAGCTTGGATGCTAAGTTCTACAGGGAAAACTTGTAGGTACTGAGAGCTTGGATGCTAAGTTCTACAGGGAAAACTTGTAGGTACTGAGAGCTTGGATGCTAAGTTCTACAGGGAAAACTTGTAGGTACTGAGAGCTTGGATGCTAAGTTCCACAGGGAAAACTTGTAGGTACTGAGAGCTTGGATGCTAAGTTCCACAGGGAAAACTTGTAGGTACTGAGAGCTTGGATGCTAAGTTCCACAGGGAAAACTTGTAGGTACTGAGAGCTTGGATGCTAAGTTCCACAGGGAAAACTTGTAGGTACTGAGAGCTTGGATGCTAAGTTCCACAGGGAAAACTTGTAGGTACTGAGAGCTTGGATGCTAAGTTCCACAGGGAAAACTTGTAGGTACTGAGAGCTTGGATGCTTAGTTCCACTGGGAAAACTTGTAGGTACTGAGA is a window of Amyelois transitella isolate CPQ chromosome 26, ilAmyTran1.1, whole genome shotgun sequence DNA encoding:
- the LOC106132004 gene encoding uncharacterized protein LOC106132004, coding for MVSHVVKLCLNIIVAVNIQTCLLCPLRSNPSLHDALVDAKAVYKSGRGEILDMETPITLDKIKSKLKEAHIFNPEVENLSYRDKKELTKLFNAVEIMTTSRNRQPSNVQNMFATLRLVERAQKKLIKEGQISESLAAKFHWENFPTRQKRERPSYTLDKRTKMRIFDVTY